The Candidatus Delongbacteria bacterium genomic sequence GCTGGCGCTGCGGGAGGAACTGCAGGGCAGCGGCGTGGGCCTCACGCTGGCGCTCTGCCCGCCAGTGGCGCTGGCACCGGGCTCCACCGCCACAGCGCCGCAGCGGGTGTTGGCGGAGCGCCTCCTGCGGTCGTTGTTTGCCAGGCAGGCGCAGGCCCAGGCTGGCGGCTGGTGGACGGGACTGGCCGCGCCGCTGCGCTGGGGCGGTCGCAGGATGCGCGGGCGCCGCTAAGGGGGAAGGGTGCACGGTCCCGGCGGCCATTGAAAGGCAGAAACGGAAAACGGGGGGCGCGGGCCCCCCGTTTCATGCCACCTCCCGGAATCGAACCGGGGACACCGCGATTTTCAGTCGCGTGCTCTACCAGCTGAGCTAAAGTGGCGTCCAGACTCTGGCGGGTCAAAAACAAGGCCCAAAACATAGCGCCGCAGGCTGCGAAAGTCAAGGTTGCGGCGCTGCTCTTTGCCCACCGAACCCTGGGAATCAGTCCTGAGGCGCACGGCGGAAGCCGATCCGGTCGAAGGGATTCACCACGCTGGTGAGGATGTTCAGCCAGTGGGAGTTGATCCGCTTGAGATAGCGCACGTAGAGTGCCAGCGTCACCTGGGTGCAGGGATCCAGCGGGACGGGTTGCTTGCCCGCCACCAGGATGTTGGCGATGCGGTCGCAAGCCGGATTGATCCAGTACAGGTCGGCGATCAGCGCGGCCGCGCTCTTCTCGTCGTTCTGCTGGAAGGCCTGCCGGCCCTGGGGCAGAAGCCGGTCCAGCACGTGTTCCTCGATGCGCCGCAGTTCCTCCTCGAAGGGGCCGCCCTTGAGCTGCGGCTCATGCTCGCGCGCCAGTTCCACGATGTTCTTGGCGTAGTCGCCCACCCGCTCCACGTCGATGATGATGCTCACCAGCACCAGCGAGGGGTAGACCTGTTCGGCGCCCATCACGGAGAGGTGGGTGAAGACCTTGCGCCGCACCTCGGATTCGTAGCGGTTGACCACCTGATCCATCCCGGAGATGTCCAGATCCCGCGGCGCCTTGTCGGTCTCGCGCAGGGCCTGGCGGGCCACCCGGACCATGGTCTCCACCTGCTGCAGCATGGTGTC encodes the following:
- a CDS encoding PhoU domain-containing protein, coding for MLKGFLNLFNKDSLLDQALRDTDTMLQQVETMVRVARQALRETDKAPRDLDISGMDQVVNRYESEVRRKVFTHLSVMGAEQVYPSLVLVSIIIDVERVGDYAKNIVELAREHEPQLKGGPFEEELRRIEEHVLDRLLPQGRQAFQQNDEKSAAALIADLYWINPACDRIANILVAGKQPVPLDPCTQVTLALYVRYLKRINSHWLNILTSVVNPFDRIGFRRAPQD